The sequence GACCACCCTGCTCCGCGGTACCCTCGACGTCCTCATCCTGAAGACGCTCGCCAGTGGATCGCTCCACGGCTACGGCGTCGTCGCGCGTATCGAAGAACTGACCGGCGGCGCGCTCAGCATCGATGACGGCGCGCTGTACCAATCGCTGCACCGGATGGAGGAGCGCGACTGGGTCGAATCGGAGTGGGGACACGCGGACAGCGGGAAGCGCGCGAAGTTCTATCGGCTCACGCGCGCGGGGCGGCGGCGGCTGGAGGAGGAGACCGCCGACTGGCTCCGTTACGCCGAAGCTGTCTTCGCCGTACTCCAGCCGGAGGCCGCGACATGACCTCCGGCGGGCGACGCGACGAGCACGCCGACACCCGCGACGCCGCGCCGCGTGCCGCAAGCCGGTCGATCTTTCCGTGGCGCTCGCGACGCGAGGTGATCGACGACGTGAACGCCGAGATCGCATACCACCTGGAAGCGCGCGCCGCCGAGCTCGAGCGACAGGGCTACGCGCCCGCGGATGCACGCGCGGAGGCGCGCCGCCGCTTCGGTGACATCGCGCACACGCGCGACGTCTGCACCAGCGCCGACCTCCGCCGCCAGCGGCGTCACGGCCGCCGGGAGCAGCTCGGCGAGATCGTGCAGGACGCCCGCCTCGGCGTCCGTCAGCTCGCACGCCGCCCCGCGTTCGCACTCGTTGCGGTCGCGACGCTCGGCCTCGGCATCGGCGCGAACGCGGCCATCTTCGCGGTGATCGATCACCTGCTGCTGCGGCCGCTGCCCTTCCCCGACGTCGAGCGCGTGATGACGGTGTGGGAGACCGACCCGCAGGCAGCGACGCCGCGGCTCGAGGGGTCGACGGGCAACTTCCTGGACTGGCGCGAGCGCGCGACGCTGTTCGATGCGATGGGCGCAGTCGAGTGGTACGCGTACGACGTGTTCACCGACGACGGCCCGCCGGAGTCCGTTCGCGCGGCGCGCGTCGCGGGCGACTGGTTCGCCGCGCTCGGCGTGCAACCGCTGCTCGGCCGCGTGTTCGATGCGGCGGAGCACGACTCGCCCGAGCCGCGCGTCGCGCTGATCTCCGAGGCTTACTGGCAGCGACGTTACGGCGGTGCGACGGACGTGATCGGCCGGCGGATCCGGCTCGACGAGGGCGCCGCGGAGATCATCGGCGTGCTGCCGGTGCGC is a genomic window of Longimicrobiales bacterium containing:
- a CDS encoding PadR family transcriptional regulator gives rise to the protein TTLLRGTLDVLILKTLASGSLHGYGVVARIEELTGGALSIDDGALYQSLHRMEERDWVESEWGHADSGKRAKFYRLTRAGRRRLEEETADWLRYAEAVFAVLQPEAAT